One Streptococcus sp. zg-86 DNA window includes the following coding sequences:
- a CDS encoding DJ-1 family glyoxalase III: MKKVAVVLANGFEEIEALTPVDVLRRASIECDMIGLTGKEVEGSHGITVQADKIFTGDLTDYDLVVLPGGLPGSTNLRDHGELLQALQALAASGKYLAAICAAPIVLDRAGLLQGRRYTCYPGKEADIDSGHHVNETVVVDGNIITSRGAGTSLAFAYTLVDLLGGDGAGLAKAMVYEQQKLKI, translated from the coding sequence ATGAAAAAAGTAGCAGTTGTATTAGCAAATGGTTTTGAGGAAATCGAAGCCTTGACACCCGTAGATGTCTTGCGTCGTGCTTCAATAGAGTGTGACATGATTGGCCTAACTGGTAAAGAGGTAGAAGGCTCACATGGCATTACAGTACAGGCTGATAAGATCTTCACAGGAGATTTAACAGACTATGATTTGGTCGTATTACCAGGAGGTTTACCAGGCTCTACTAATCTCCGTGACCATGGTGAGTTGCTGCAAGCTCTTCAAGCCCTTGCAGCAAGTGGAAAATACCTAGCAGCTATTTGTGCAGCGCCCATTGTATTAGACAGGGCAGGTCTGTTACAAGGACGTCGCTATACTTGTTACCCAGGAAAAGAGGCGGATATTGATTCAGGACACCATGTCAATGAAACAGTTGTTGTGGATGGAAACATCATTACCAGCCGAGGAGCAGGAACCAGTTTAGCATTTGCCTACACATTAGTTGATTTACTCGGTGGAGATGGAGCTGGTCTAGCAAAGGCAATGGTGTATGAACAGCAGAAACTGAAGATCTAG
- a CDS encoding Fic family protein codes for MTYNQDYLDDILVRMAYHSSGIEGNTITLPETVSIILENTLPTNRKSIREFYEIENHKQAFSYLLDLLKDNKPFNLGQIQDIHALLLDRLQHDRGQFKKQQNAIVGAEFKTASPEETPILMRQWADNTAYRLDIASNETEKLEILAVTHIEFERIHPFSDGNGRTGRLLLMYLAMKYLESPVIILKDRRAEYMELLAMQDVTGLVELLKLSLDYERDRVKQFSKKGY; via the coding sequence ATGACCTATAATCAAGATTATTTAGATGATATACTTGTTAGAATGGCGTATCATTCTAGCGGTATTGAGGGTAACACAATTACACTACCTGAAACAGTTAGCATAATTTTAGAAAATACCTTACCGACCAACAGAAAAAGTATTAGAGAATTTTACGAAATTGAAAATCATAAGCAGGCTTTTTCATACCTTTTAGATTTGTTAAAAGATAATAAGCCATTTAATTTAGGGCAAATTCAAGATATACACGCGCTTTTACTTGACCGCCTTCAACACGATAGAGGACAATTCAAGAAGCAACAGAATGCAATTGTAGGGGCAGAATTTAAAACGGCAAGCCCTGAAGAAACTCCTATACTTATGAGACAATGGGCAGATAACACTGCTTATAGATTGGATATAGCAAGTAATGAGACAGAGAAGTTAGAAATACTAGCAGTTACCCATATTGAATTTGAGCGTATCCATCCATTTTCAGACGGTAACGGAAGAACTGGACGGCTTTTACTGATGTACCTTGCTATGAAATACCTAGAAAGTCCCGTTATCATTTTAAAAGATCGTAGGGCGGAGTATATGGAACTTTTAGCAATGCAAGATGTTACAGGACTGGTCGAATTACTCAAGTTATCGTTAGACTATGAGCGTGACCGAGTTAAACAATTTAGCAAAAAAGGCTATTAA
- the gyrB gene encoding DNA topoisomerase (ATP-hydrolyzing) subunit B — translation MTEETKNLQEKAQEYDASQIQVLEGLEAVRLRPGMYIGSTSKEGLHHLVWEIVDNSIDEALAGFATHIELYIEKDNSITVVDNGRGIPVDIQEKTGRPAVETVFTVLHAGGKFGGGGYKVSGGLHGVGSSVVNALSTQLDVRVYKNGQVYYQEYRRGEVVADLEVIGETDKSGTTVHFTPDPEIFTETTEFDFAKLNKRVQELAFLNRGLHLSIIDKREGLEQSKEYHYEGGIASYVEYLNENKDVIFDTPIYTDGEMDSITVEVAMQYTTSYHENVVSFANNIHTHEGGTHEQGFRTALTRVINDYAKKNKILKENEDNLTGEDVREGLTAVISVKHPGPQFEGQTKTKLGNSEVVKITNRLFSEAFSEFLLENPQVARRIVEKGILASKARIAAKRAREVTRKKSGLEISNLPGKLADCSSNDPAQTELFIVEGDSAGGSAKSGRNREFQAILPIRGKILNVEKASMDKILANEEIRSLFTAMGTGFGADFDVTKARYQKLVIMTDADVDGAHIRTLLLTLFYRYMRPIVEAGYVYIAQPPIYGVKVGSEVKEYIQPGVNQEQELQAALERYSQGRSKPTIQRYKGLGEMDDHQLWETTMNPENRLMARVSVDDAAEADKIFDMLMGDKVEPRREFIEENAVYSTLDV, via the coding sequence ATGACAGAAGAAACAAAAAATTTACAGGAAAAAGCACAGGAATATGATGCCAGTCAGATTCAGGTTTTGGAAGGTCTAGAAGCGGTTCGCTTGCGCCCAGGAATGTATATCGGTTCAACCTCGAAAGAGGGTTTGCACCATTTGGTCTGGGAAATTGTCGATAACTCCATTGATGAGGCGTTAGCTGGCTTTGCGACCCATATTGAACTCTATATTGAAAAAGATAATTCGATTACGGTTGTTGATAATGGGCGTGGTATTCCAGTTGATATTCAAGAAAAAACTGGACGTCCAGCGGTTGAAACCGTCTTCACAGTGCTTCACGCTGGAGGAAAATTCGGCGGTGGTGGTTATAAGGTGTCAGGAGGCTTGCATGGCGTAGGTTCGTCTGTTGTAAACGCCCTGTCTACCCAGTTAGATGTTCGGGTGTATAAAAATGGTCAAGTTTACTACCAAGAATATCGTCGTGGGGAAGTCGTAGCAGACCTAGAAGTGATTGGTGAAACAGACAAATCAGGAACAACTGTTCATTTCACACCAGACCCTGAAATTTTTACTGAAACGACAGAATTTGACTTTGCTAAACTCAATAAGCGTGTTCAAGAATTGGCCTTTCTCAATCGTGGTTTGCATTTGTCCATCATTGATAAGCGAGAAGGATTAGAACAAAGTAAGGAATACCACTATGAAGGCGGGATTGCTTCTTATGTTGAATACCTCAATGAAAATAAAGATGTCATCTTTGACACTCCTATTTATACAGACGGAGAAATGGATAGCATTACTGTTGAAGTGGCCATGCAATACACGACTAGCTATCATGAAAATGTCGTCAGCTTTGCCAATAACATCCACACCCATGAGGGGGGAACGCATGAGCAAGGATTCCGTACAGCCTTGACCCGTGTGATTAATGACTATGCCAAGAAAAATAAAATTCTCAAGGAAAATGAGGACAACTTAACGGGTGAAGATGTTCGGGAAGGATTGACAGCTGTTATTTCCGTCAAGCACCCTGGCCCACAATTTGAAGGACAAACCAAGACAAAACTCGGAAATAGCGAAGTAGTGAAAATTACCAATCGTCTTTTCTCAGAAGCCTTCTCAGAATTTTTACTGGAAAATCCTCAGGTAGCACGGCGCATTGTTGAAAAAGGAATTCTAGCAAGTAAGGCTCGGATTGCTGCTAAACGTGCGCGCGAAGTCACTCGGAAAAAATCAGGTTTAGAAATTTCAAATCTCCCTGGAAAATTGGCGGATTGTTCATCAAATGATCCAGCGCAGACAGAACTCTTTATCGTAGAGGGAGATTCAGCGGGTGGTTCAGCAAAATCAGGACGTAATCGTGAATTCCAAGCAATCTTGCCGATTCGTGGGAAAATCCTCAATGTTGAAAAAGCAAGCATGGATAAAATCTTAGCGAATGAAGAGATTCGGAGTCTGTTTACCGCTATGGGAACTGGATTTGGAGCAGACTTTGATGTGACCAAGGCACGCTATCAAAAACTCGTCATTATGACAGATGCCGATGTTGACGGTGCCCACATTCGTACCCTTCTCTTGACCCTCTTTTACCGTTACATGCGTCCGATTGTCGAAGCGGGCTATGTCTACATTGCCCAACCACCGATTTATGGTGTCAAGGTCGGAAGTGAGGTCAAAGAATACATTCAACCGGGTGTCAATCAAGAACAGGAATTGCAAGCAGCCTTAGAACGTTATAGTCAAGGGCGTTCGAAACCGACTATTCAGCGCTACAAAGGACTGGGAGAAATGGATGATCATCAGCTGTGGGAAACAACCATGAATCCTGAAAATCGCTTAATGGCGCGTGTATCAGTTGACGATGCGGCAGAAGCTGATAAAATTTTTGATATGCTCATGGGAGATAAGGTAGAACCACGTCGAGAGTTCATCGAAGAGAACGCAGTTTATTCGACGCTCGATGTATGA
- a CDS encoding type B 50S ribosomal protein L31, with product MKKDIHPEYRTVVFMDTTTGYKFLSGSTKNSKETIEFEGETYPLIRVEISSDSHPFYTGRQKFTQADGRVDRFNKKYGLK from the coding sequence ATGAAAAAAGATATCCATCCAGAATATCGTACTGTTGTCTTCATGGACACAACTACTGGTTACAAGTTCCTTAGCGGTTCTACAAAGAACTCTAAAGAAACTATCGAATTTGAAGGTGAAACATACCCATTGATTCGTGTGGAAATTTCATCAGACTCACACCCATTCTACACAGGACGTCAAAAGTTCACGCAAGCAGATGGACGTGTGGATCGTTTCAACAAAAAATACGGTCTCAAATAA
- a CDS encoding FtsW/RodA/SpoVE family cell cycle protein, with the protein MKMKKTPSLESRVDYALILPVFFLLLIGIAAVYIAVSQDYPTNVATIVGQQLIWIALGIGFSFLVMFFSTKFLWYVTPVLYALGLGLMVLPLVFYSPELVASTGAKNWVTIGGVTLFQPSEFMKISYIVMMARSIVSFQTKHSERSLKKDFQLIAYLIVWTIPVLMLLYFQKDLGTSLVFLAIFSGMVLLSGVSWKILLPTSLTAFVLIGGFLLLFIAPGGTTFLHNMGMDTYKINRIAAWLDPFKNAKSTTYQQAQSLIAIGSGGLTGLGFNKTNLLVPVRESDMIFTVIGEDFGFVGSVTVIGLYTLLIYRMLRITLQSNNRFYTYISTGYIMMLLFHVFENIGAATGVLPLTGIPLPFISQGGSSIISNLIGVGLMLSMSYQYTLSNEQWRNKSRAFKKITIKRVER; encoded by the coding sequence ATGAAAATGAAGAAAACTCCTTCTTTGGAGAGTCGTGTTGATTATGCCCTAATTTTACCGGTATTTTTTTTATTACTAATTGGCATTGCAGCAGTGTATATTGCAGTTAGTCAAGATTATCCAACCAATGTGGCTACGATTGTTGGTCAGCAGTTGATTTGGATTGCACTAGGCATCGGTTTTTCCTTTCTAGTCATGTTCTTTAGCACCAAATTTTTATGGTATGTTACACCAGTCTTATATGCATTGGGACTAGGATTGATGGTGTTACCCTTGGTCTTTTACAGTCCAGAACTGGTCGCTTCGACCGGAGCAAAAAACTGGGTGACCATTGGTGGAGTCACACTTTTTCAGCCATCAGAATTTATGAAGATTTCCTATATCGTCATGATGGCACGTAGCATCGTGAGCTTTCAGACCAAGCATAGTGAGCGATCGCTAAAAAAAGATTTTCAATTGATTGCTTACCTGATTGTGTGGACAATCCCTGTTCTCATGCTCCTATATTTCCAAAAAGACCTCGGAACCTCCCTTGTGTTTCTAGCTATTTTTAGTGGTATGGTCTTATTGTCGGGTGTATCTTGGAAAATATTGTTGCCGACCTCCCTTACAGCCTTCGTTTTGATTGGTGGGTTTTTACTTCTCTTTATTGCACCTGGTGGCACAACTTTTTTGCATAATATGGGGATGGACACCTATAAAATCAATCGTATTGCAGCTTGGCTTGATCCATTTAAAAATGCAAAATCGACAACCTATCAGCAGGCACAGAGTTTGATTGCGATTGGGAGCGGAGGTCTGACAGGGCTAGGCTTTAATAAGACCAATTTGCTTGTTCCAGTTCGGGAAAGTGACATGATTTTTACGGTAATCGGAGAGGATTTTGGTTTTGTAGGAAGTGTAACGGTGATTGGTTTGTATACCTTACTTATCTATCGCATGTTACGCATTACCTTGCAGTCTAACAATCGCTTTTATACCTATATTTCGACAGGCTATATCATGATGTTGCTCTTCCATGTTTTTGAAAATATTGGTGCAGCTACAGGAGTATTACCCCTAACGGGAATTCCCCTGCCCTTTATTTCTCAAGGAGGATCATCCATTATTTCCAATCTGATTGGGGTAGGACTAATGTTGTCTATGAGTTACCAATACACCTTATCCAATGAGCAATGGCGCAATAAGTCACGTGCATTCAAAAAAATCACGATAAAACGTGTAGAAAGATAG